The following nucleotide sequence is from Pseudomonadales bacterium.
ATAAGTATCTATACGCAAATCAGCCGGGTTGATATCAATTTCTACATTATCGTCAATCTCCGGCGAAACAAACACCGACGCAAATGAAGTATGTCGGCGATTACCTGAATCAAACGGAGATTTTCTCACCAATCGGTGCACACCCGTTTCCGTTCTCAGCCAGCCATAGGCATAATCGCCCTCAAAGCGAATAGTGGCGCCTTTAATACCAGCAACATCACCGGCTGATACTTCAACGAGTTCCGCTTTAAACCCTTCGCTTTCGCCCCACCGTAAATACATACGTAGCAGCATTTCAGCCCAATCCTGAGCCTCGGTGCCACCCGAACCCGCCTGAATGTCCAAGAACGCATTATTAGGGTCCATTTCACCCGAAAACATACGACGGAACTCCAGCCCTGATAATAGCTGCTCCAACTTATCTACTTCGCTAATAACATCTTCAATAGTCTCTGCATCCTCTGCTTCGACGGCTAAATCGAGTAATTCTTTAGCGTCAATGATTCCTTTATCAAGGGAGGCGATGGTATTAACAATACTCTCCAACGCAGAACGCTCTTTTCCTAACGCCTGTGCTCGCTCAGGATCATTCCATACATCAGACTCTTCAAGCTCCCGCTCCACTTCAGCGAGACGCTCACACTTTTGCTCGTAGTCAAAGATACCCCCGAAGCACTTGCGTGCGCTCACGTAATTCTTTAAGCGATTGATTAATAGGGCTCACTTCGAACATATATTCAGTTTCTCATCAGCGACAAAGCCAGCCATTCTAACCGATTGGACTGCTCGTTTGAACGTTTGCTAGCACATAACCTTCAGGTATTTCGCTTTCAAAATTTACTCACCACCAATTTTTATGGTATCCGCCATGGTAGCCTTTGATTACGCGCTTTCTACAAAAGCCCTCAACTAGCACCTATACTAAAAGAGAATAGAGAAAAGGGATGAATTACGAAGAAGAATGCACCCAGTTCAAGGATGCAATTTACTATCGGCTAATTAACTGACCCCAACAGGCACTACCAAAATAGAGTACACATAAAATGCAGGACATCCTAGTCAAAACCCTCATGTCAGAGCACATTATTCAGGTAGCTCAGGAAAGTGGTCTGCGTTCGGTGCTCGCACAAATGACGCAACAAAATCATTCTTGCGTTATCATCTGTGAGAACGGCAGCCCTATCGGAATAGTGACTGAACGCGATATTGTCCGTAGGCTACAACAAACTGATAGTTCTGCAGATTTGCTGGCGCTTAATGCGGCACAAGTTATGTCCTCTCCGATCATGAGTCTGAATCAAAACCAATCACTGTTTGATGCTCTTGTTATTAGCCGTGCGAACTCTATTCGACACTTTCCTGTGGTGGATGATGATGAAAAACTTGTCGGTCTCATCACCACTTCCGAACTGGCTAACGCACATTTCCATGTCGTCGAAATGCAATCGGAAATGATCCAAAAGTCCGTTGAATTAAAAACCAAAGAACTGGCCCAAGTGAACCAGGAATTACTGGCGCTTTCCCTTGAAGATCATTTAATGGCCATTGGCAATCGCCGCGCTATGGAAGTGGATTTACAACACACGCACGCAGCGGCGTTGCGCTATCGGCAAATTTATTCTGTTGTGCTAATGGACCTGGACTATTTCAAGCTGTTTAACGACCATTATGGGCACAGTGCTGGAGACGAGGCTTTAAAAACCGTCGCCAATTATGTCAAAACATGTATCAGAAAGTCTGATCGTTTGTATCGTTACGGCGGCGAAGAAATGTTACTTTTATTGCCTTCAACCGACACTTCTCAAGCAAGTATCTTGGTTAAAAAAATAGTCGACGGTCTCGTCAAAGAAGCCATTCCCCACGAACCAAGCCCTTTCAAAGTCATGACCGTTAGTGCCGGCGTGTCTTGTGTTTCTAACAAAGGAAAAATCTACGATCACTGGGAGCAGACAGTTGATCAGGCGGATAAAGCCTTGTATCGCGCCAAAGATAATGGTCGTAATCAGAGTGTTATCGCCACATTGAGCTAGCAACATCTATACACAGGCTAACAAGGCTCCATATATTCGACCACAAATTGTAATGAACGCTGACCTCGAAACTCATTTACATCCATCCGGTAAACCATGCGTAACCGAGTCGCCAGCGTAGGCCATTTTTCTAAATCAACAAAAAAAGCAATTGCATCCAAGACCTGTTGCTCATCATCAACCCTCAGCTTTAATTTCAAATGTCGTTCGCCAACTAAGCGCTGCTGGACAATATTGAACTCGCCCTCAAATTGCGGTTCAGGAAAATGTTGACCCCATGGGCCCGCGTCGCGCACTAACTGCGCTATC
It contains:
- a CDS encoding GGDEF domain-containing protein, yielding MQDILVKTLMSEHIIQVAQESGLRSVLAQMTQQNHSCVIICENGSPIGIVTERDIVRRLQQTDSSADLLALNAAQVMSSPIMSLNQNQSLFDALVISRANSIRHFPVVDDDEKLVGLITTSELANAHFHVVEMQSEMIQKSVELKTKELAQVNQELLALSLEDHLMAIGNRRAMEVDLQHTHAAALRYRQIYSVVLMDLDYFKLFNDHYGHSAGDEALKTVANYVKTCIRKSDRLYRYGGEEMLLLLPSTDTSQASILVKKIVDGLVKEAIPHEPSPFKVMTVSAGVSCVSNKGKIYDHWEQTVDQADKALYRAKDNGRNQSVIATLS
- the prfB gene encoding peptide chain release factor 2 (programmed frameshift), translating into MFEVSPINQSLKELRERTQVLRGYLDYEQKCERLAEVERELEESDVWNDPERAQALGKERSALESIVNTIASLDKGIIDAKELLDLAVEAEDAETIEDVISEVDKLEQLLSGLEFRRMFSGEMDPNNAFLDIQAGSGGTEAQDWAEMLLRMYLRWGESEGFKAELVEVSAGDVAGIKGATIRFEGDYAYGWLRTETGVHRLVRKSPFDSGNRRHTSFASVFVSPEIDDNVEIDINPADLRIDTYRSSGAGGQHVNTTDSAVRITHEPSGIVVQCQNQRSQHQNRDFAMKQLRAKLYEMEMLKRTAAAQVLENSKADIGWGSQIRSYVLDASRIKDLRTNVETSNTQAVLDGDINKFIEASLKAGL